The window ACACCAGCAGTGCGATCGGGTGGGCGTTAGTTATTCGGCGCATTTAGTGGTGAGTGGCCGGGCAGAATTCGGCGTGGAAGCGTACCGTCACGGTGATTCAGCAGGAGATCCGTAAACCCCTCGTAAGCCTGTTCCAACTCAGTAGCAAGCGCTTCCGTCGCTCCGGTGTCCGGAGCCTGCTCCGCGAGAGCGGCGGCCCAGTCTGCTGCGGTTTGCGCGGCGGTAGTTCCCGGCGTTTCCCAAGGAAGCTCCGCCGACTCGGCTAGCATACCGGAGATATCCGGAGTTACCGGTTGCGGCTCCGTTGAGCCGGTTTGCAAGCAAAAGAGGAGCATGCCGGAACGCGCCGTAGCCAACTCCTGCAAATCCAGTTCGGATGCGAGGTACTGGACGTCCCACGAATGCGCCAGTACAAGAAGGCCGGGAGCATCGCCGTCTATGTTGCTCCCGGGCGACCATGGCGCTGTTGAAGTTGGGCCGTTGGACAGCAAGGCGGCGATGTGAAGCGCCAGTGGCTCGGCCGCCGGACCCAGCCACGACACGCACTTCGGTCGCAAGTCCAGCAGGCTCAGCCACTTGCACAGCCCGGCGCACAACAGGGCCACGCTGGCGACCTCCAGACGGATGGCGGGGTACCGCCCATTGAAGCCAACATCTGTTGGAGACACGCTCATTACGGCGCCACGCGTCTGCGCATAGTGCCATTCACGGATACCGGGATCGGCCACGGTTGTAAACTCACGCACACGCGCAATTAAATCGGCTGTCTCTTCCAGGGCCTGCTCGTAGTCGGCCGCATCCGAAAGCGCTTCTCTGGGAGCGGCCTCCAACACGCGCTCGGCGTCATCGCACTGGCGAAGGAGCGCGTAGCATTCCGCGAGCTCCAACATCAGCCACCCCGGCAAACCAGACAGCAGTTCACTAACCTTGTGATACTCCAGCACCGCGGCTTGATATGCGCCGCTCTGCATATGCGCCCGAGCCAGCGTTGTGCCGAGGGCAATCTGGAACTCGGTGGTATGCGGTGCGGCGAGGTCGCGCGCCCTGATGAGGAATGGAAGCGCGACCCGCGGATTGCCCAGTTCCTGAAATCGGGCGCCGATGCGGAAGTAGGACTCTGCGTTACCGCGCTCGGCCTGCAGGCGCTCAAATAGCGATAGTTCCTCCGACGCCTGCTCGCCGGAAAAAGCCATCGCCGTCCGCATCATTGCGAGCACATTATCGATCACCGCATCCGATGAGACGTCCAGGTAAAACACTTCCGAAAGACGCTGCAGCGCCAGTGAGGCGCCTTGCGTCATAAGCGCTCGTGCCTCGCCGATTATCGCCGCAGCCGGGTCTTCAGGCGATCGATAGACGTTATCATCAGCGCCGAGCACCGGCGGGCTCATTTGGCGTTCCTTCTGCATGCATACAGGATTTGGCTCACCGCCACTAAAGCGGCGGTTTCTGTCCGTAGCGTGTACGTTTCGAGTAGTGCGGGAGAAACGTTGTGGTGGCGTGCGGTTGCAATCTCCGCGTCGGCCCAACCGCCCTCGGGACCGATGAATAGATCGAGCTCGGCCGGCGACCCCATTCGCTCCAGTACCACGCCAAGCGGATCAGAATCTCGAGTTGAAAGCATAATCCCCGGCGCCTTGTGGCTTTCAAGCGCCTGGGAAAGGGCTTGCGGCGCCTGGATGCCCGGAATGTCAGCTCGTCCGCACTGTTCGGACGCAGAGCAGAGTATTGCCTGCCACCGCGCCATCTGGTGCGGAGTGCGCGATGCTTCCGGGCGCCGAACGGTCCGTTCCGTTATTATCGGGATAAATCGCTTCGCGCCGATCTCGGTGCAGCGCTGCAGCACCGTTTCAAAGCGGTCGCCCTTCACCAGCGCCTGGAAGATATTCACACACGGTGAGATTGCTGGTGGTGCAGCCGCCGGGCCCTGTATCTCGGCCCGTACGAGCACCGGCGTTGCCTCACGAACTATTGTGGTAAACGCCGTTCCATCTCCCGGCTGCACAATAAGCAGGTCCCCTGAAGCGATACGGAGGACGCGAACCAGATGCTCGGCGGCCGAGCCCGCGATGTGGACCTGAGTGTCATTGATGCGCTGCCGCTCCACAAAAACCCGAATCGACATCAGATCGCACTGCCAATCCGCAGCAGCTCGCGCTGCACGGCTGCCAGCGCCCCAGTGTCACGTCGGGCGGCCGGATCGGCAACCAGCGAAAGTGCGACCCAACCATCTCGTTCGACAACATCCGGACTGACCAGGCCCACGTCTGCCAGTGCTCGGCAAATCAACGGCGCCTGGTCCGCTACAAGTCCGCTGAGCACCACCGTGCCCCCGGGCACAACGGCATCCGCAATTCTGGCAGCCAACTCCAGAATGACGCCCGCGACGATGTTGACGACTACAATATCGCAATCGTCGGCCAGCCTCCAGAATTCCGTTGGGTCCAGTACCTCTACGGTATCGCGAAGCGCGTGCAGCTCCACATTTTGCTGGGCAATCTCCCTGGCCAGGATGTCGATGTCGGTCGCCAGCACGCAGCTTGCACCAAGCAAACCGGCCGCAATGGCCAAAATGCCGGTTCCTGTACCAATGTCCGCCACCCGAGCCCCGTCAAAGACTGCCTTCTCCAGCGATTCTAGCGCAAGTTGTGTTGTGGCATGGGAGCCGGTACCGAACGCCATTCCGGGATCGATCGTGATGAGGCAGTCTCCCGGTGCAGATTCCGGCTGCTCCCACGGCGGCGCGATAACGCAGCGCCGCCCGATCCGACGCGTCGTGTGGTATTCACGCCACTGTCGCGGCCAATCGGTCTCGGGTTCAACAACTGCGATCATCGAGGGCACTTCAGTGCAGAGGCCGTAGGCTGGAAACAACGCCAGCCTTTGGTGAATAGCTCGCAACCGCGGTGTCAAGTCGCGGTGAACCGGCAACCAACCAATCACAACCGGGTGGGCGTCGGACCGCAATTCGGTTCCAGCAGCGCCGTGCTCCATCAGCAGGGCGGATACAGCGTCCAAAGCAAGTAGGTCGCAAAACACCCGCAGCCGTAGCAGCCGGCGACCACTCGCGGCCGTCAATGCTTGAAGATGCGACCAAGCAGGCCGCGATTGTCACCGGTCTCGCCGGGATCTTCACCGAGGGTCGTCGAGAACTGCTTTAGAAGCTCACGCTGCTCATCGCTGAGTTTCCTGGGCACCGACACCTGCAAAAGCACGTGCTCATCGCCCTTACCTCTGCCTTGTACCACTGGCAACCCGTGGCCGCGGAGCGTGAACTCGGTTCCGGGTTGGGTGCCGCTGGGGATGGTAAGCTCTTCATCGCCGTCCAGAGTGGGAACCGGCACCACTCCGCCGAGCGCAGCCACCGGAAAACTGATCTCGACTGTGCAGTAGAGTTCCGTACCGTCACGACGGAATACCTCATGATCATCAACGGAGATGACCACGTAAAGATCACCGGATGGCCCGCCTCGCTCGCCGGCATCTCCATCGCCGGCGAGACGAAGCCGCATGCCGGTATCGATTCCCGCAGGCACCTTCACGGTACGCTGTTTCTGGTTCCGGACGCGGCCCGAACCGCGACACGCATCACACGGCGAGGCAATCAATTGACCCGTGCCTCCGCAATCACGGCAGGTTGCACTTGCAACGAACGTGCCGAGGATGGTGTTGGTTGAGTGCCTTACCTGGCCGGTTCCGTTGCAAGATCCGCACACCGTCGGCGCCGAACCAGGATTGGCGCCGCTTCCGGTGCACTTCTCACACGTTTCCATTCTGGAGATCTTCAGCGGAACTTCGCATCCGCGTGCCGCTTCCTCCAGCGTGATACGAACGTCGGCCCGGAGGTCATCGCCACGCGCGCCACCGGCCGGACCGCGGCTGGCCGTCCGTTCACCGAAAAACGCGTCGAAGATGTCGCTAAACGGACTGTCACCGGGAAAGCCGGAGGCGCCGCCGTTGACACCGGCGTGACCAAACTGATCGTAACTGCGACGCCGGTCTTCGTTACTTAGGACGTCGTAGGCTTCCTGGACTTCCTTGAACCGATCCGGAGCGTCGGCGGCCTTGTTGACATCTGGATGCAGCTTCTTCGCAAGGTTCCGATAAGCGCGCTTGACGTCGTCTGAACTTGCATGGCGTTCCACACCCAAAACGTCGTAATAGTCGCGTGGAGTCGTCGCCATAACAACTGGAGGGGCAGACTAGCCCAAGTGCTGCCGGTTCCAACCGGCAGCCGGGCCCGGTCTCTATTCAGTCTCCTCGTTGAGGTCGGAGAGAAACTCGTCATCCTCCTCTTCCTCATCCGATCCATCCGGCTCGCCAAGCCCAAGCGCTTCTGCAATGCGCAAGCCGGTTCCGCTTGAGTCGTCGATGTCGTCCAGACTGTCGGGATCGGCGCTCCGCAATGCGGCAGCCTGTGCCGCTGCGCTATCCATCTCGATATCCAGGCCAAGAACAGAGCCGGCGCCAATAATGTCTTCCAGGCTGGGCTCCGCCGGTTTGAGCGATTTCTCGTGCGCGATTGCCGTGGCATCTTCTACACGACGGCTGCGCACAGCTCCCTGTGCGATCTCCTCCAGAGCGATAGTAAGGGGATTCATGGACTGCGTTACGATCAATTGCGGAGCGCCATCTTTCAACTGCCGTGCGCGCTTTGCCGCCAGAATAACCAGCTCAAACTTGGAAGGAAAGGCGTCCAGCTCATTCGGATTGGGGTAGATGCTCATAGGGCTCCTGAACTATTCGAGTTGTGGTCCGGCAACCATCCACTTAACCTTACCATTGTGGAGGCAACGGCGCAGGCGTGTCAATAGGCTGACCGGGACTAAAGTGATTCTACGTAAACCTGAGGCACTTCAGCGCCAAGCCGGTACAACCGCTATGGCGTGAGCAGGCTCTTTGCCACTTCCAAGGAGTCCATTGCCTCGAACGCGGCTTGCCACTCTGCAAGTGGAAATACGCGCCGCATCGGAGCAAGGTTCAATGCCCCGCGCTGCATCAGGCCGAGGACGCGCTCCCATGTGGCCCAGGTGTGTGAGAATGAGCCTTGCAAACGCAGCGCCTTCTGCACAAGCGGGTCCAATGATGCGTTGAACGGCTCGCGTCCCCAGCCAACCTTGGTAATCTGGCCACCCGGGCGTGCGAGGGCGAGACACTGCGACAGTACGGATGACACGCCTGTGCAATCTACAATCAGGTGTGCCCCGAGGCCATCACCTACACCTGCAACCAGCGCGGCAAGGTCAACGGTGTCACCGGCTATGCTCATATCGGCGCCGAGCGCCTTTCCGAGCTCCAGACGCCTGGCATCACGTGAGAGCCCCGACAGGATCAGTGTTCCCGGGGATTGGAGCCGGCACATCTGAAGCGCCATGAGCCCAATGGTTCCTGGGCCCATAACGATGACGGTGTCACCCGGTTCGATTCGTGAAAGCTCGAGGACGGCATTGGCGCCAACCGAAGCCGGCTCCGTCATTGCCGCATCCTCAAATGAAACACCGGTCGGAATGCGGTGCAAGCAGCGCGCCGGAACGCGAACATAATCCGCCATCGCACCGTCGATTCCGTAGCCAAAACCGAGCCGCTTCGGACAGAGATTGTAGGCGCCCGTGCGGCAATACGCGCATTCACCGCATATTACGGCGGCAGTTTCACTCACGACGCGGTCGCCGGGCCGGAATTGCGAAACACCGGAGCCGCATTCGGCGACCTCGCCACAGAACTCGTGCCCGAGCGTTACAGGATAGTTGACGGGCCATGACTGCGACGCATGCCACTGATGCAGGTCGCTGCCACAGACGCCAACGCACTTCACGCGTAGTAGTACCTCGTTGGGACCTGCCTGCGGCAGTGGTCGGTCCTGAAGCTCCACGCTATGCGGCTTGTTTTCAAGGTTGGTGACAGCGCGCACGGGATTCCCTTATAGCCGGTTATTTGCCGATGCAGAAGTTTCGGAATATCCGCTCGATTATATCCTCGGATGCGGCTTCACCGGTAACCTCGCCCAATGCATCCAGAGCCCCGCGCAGGTCAATTGCGATAAAGTCGGCAGGCATCCCTGCGAGGCATGTTTGCTGGGCGGAGCCAACCGCTGCCGCAGCCCTGGCAACAGCCAGTCGATGCCGCTCCGCCAGAATCAACGCTCCATCCGGGCGCTCGTCCGCGTGACCACCGTACGAGGCCTCGGCAATCGCCGTGATCAGTTCGGTCCGCCCTTCACCGGTGAGAGCCGAGACACATACCGGGCGCGCCGCGGCGCACCAATCAGCCACGCGTCCCGCAGTTTGCCGGCCGTGATCGTGGCCAGCGATGTCAACCTTGTTCAGCGCCACGACAACAGCCGGTGCGCTCGCAGCAGCGTACTTCACAATCGCCTCGTCCTCTACTCCGCAAGGGCCGGAGATGTCGCAAACCGCGAGAGCAACGGAACAGTGTGATAGCTCGCTCCGTGCGCGGTTCACTCCGGCAGCTTCGACCGCGTTCTCCGTCGCCCGAATGCCGGCAGTATCAACAAGCGTCGCTGGCAGGTCGTGCAGGTTTACCTCCTGTTCTATCGTATCGCGCGTGGTGCCGGCGATTGGTGTTACGATAGCCCGGCTCCGCTGCGCCAGGAGGTTCAGGAGAGACGACTTTCCGGCGTTCGGCCGGCCCACAATCGCAATGCGAATGCCGTCTCGTAACACGGCTCCGTACCGAGCTGTCTCGAGAAGAGCGGCAAGGTCCGCACCGGTCTGCTGTAGCCGGCGGGCAACACTCTCGTGCTCAAAGTCTCCGGCCTCATCCTGAAAGTCGATGGCTGCTTCTATTTGCGCTGCTATATCCAGCAAGCTGTTTCTAGCTGCGGAAACGGTCCGAGACAGCGCGCCGTCCAGTTGTGCATGCGCCGCCCTGGCGGCGGCTTCCGTGCCGGCGCCAATTAGCGACGCGACGGCTTCGGCCTGTGCCAGATCAACGCGGCCGGCGAGAAACGCGCGTAGAGTAAACTCGCCGGGATCGGCAGCGCGTGCGCCGGCCGCTAACAGCGCGGAGAGAACCGACTGAGGTACAACTCGTCCGCCATGGCAAGAGATTTCGGCCAAATGCTCACCCGTATAGCTGCGCGGCGCGCGAAACAGCGTGGCAAGCGCTGTGTCAATCACTAAAGCACTCTCGCCTGCCGCAATAGTCACCAGCCTGGCATAACGTGCCCTGGAGCGACTGAACGCCGGTCCGACGCGCGGAGCCAGTACGCGATCACAAATCTCGGGCGTTGCCGGACCACTTACCCGTATCACGGCAATCGCACCCGCGCCCGGCGGTGTGGCTATTGCAGCAATAGTATCCGAAAGGCGTAGCTCGAAACCTCCGTTCATCGCGCCATTTGTCCGGGGGCGGTCACCAGAAGGATTTGCAGCATGCGCGGCCGCATTTCAAGTGGCCGAAGAGGAGCCGCATGATCAGTCGCCGCACGCTGCTTATATCCGCCGTGGGCAGCCGACTTGCGGCGAAATCCGGCCGCCACTTTCAGCACTTCAGGAAACACGCCATGCTATCCACCTTTGAAAAGGTCGCGGAGAATCTGCAGTTTCCCGAGGGTCCGGCATGGAATGGCCGAGACGCTCTGTTCTGTTCGAACTGCAGTGCCGATTATATAACCCGAGTTGATCTGCACAACAACTCTTCCATCGCGTTCCGGGCCGGCGACGCAACCGGCACGTTCCGGTTCGAAAAGACAAACGGCATGACCTTTT of the Armatimonadota bacterium genome contains:
- the rpoZ gene encoding DNA-directed RNA polymerase subunit omega, with product MSIYPNPNELDAFPSKFELVILAAKRARQLKDGAPQLIVTQSMNPLTIALEEIAQGAVRSRRVEDATAIAHEKSLKPAEPSLEDIIGAGSVLGLDIEMDSAAAQAAALRSADPDSLDDIDDSSGTGLRIAEALGLGEPDGSDEEEEDDEFLSDLNEETE
- a CDS encoding 50S ribosomal protein L11 methyltransferase, whose product is MIAVVEPETDWPRQWREYHTTRRIGRRCVIAPPWEQPESAPGDCLITIDPGMAFGTGSHATTQLALESLEKAVFDGARVADIGTGTGILAIAAGLLGASCVLATDIDILAREIAQQNVELHALRDTVEVLDPTEFWRLADDCDIVVVNIVAGVILELAARIADAVVPGGTVVLSGLVADQAPLICRALADVGLVSPDVVERDGWVALSLVADPAARRDTGALAAVQRELLRIGSAI
- a CDS encoding zinc-binding dehydrogenase, yielding MRAVTNLENKPHSVELQDRPLPQAGPNEVLLRVKCVGVCGSDLHQWHASQSWPVNYPVTLGHEFCGEVAECGSGVSQFRPGDRVVSETAAVICGECAYCRTGAYNLCPKRLGFGYGIDGAMADYVRVPARCLHRIPTGVSFEDAAMTEPASVGANAVLELSRIEPGDTVIVMGPGTIGLMALQMCRLQSPGTLILSGLSRDARRLELGKALGADMSIAGDTVDLAALVAGVGDGLGAHLIVDCTGVSSVLSQCLALARPGGQITKVGWGREPFNASLDPLVQKALRLQGSFSHTWATWERVLGLMQRGALNLAPMRRVFPLAEWQAAFEAMDSLEVAKSLLTP
- a CDS encoding 16S rRNA (uracil(1498)-N(3))-methyltransferase → MSIRVFVERQRINDTQVHIAGSAAEHLVRVLRIASGDLLIVQPGDGTAFTTIVREATPVLVRAEIQGPAAAPPAISPCVNIFQALVKGDRFETVLQRCTEIGAKRFIPIITERTVRRPEASRTPHQMARWQAILCSASEQCGRADIPGIQAPQALSQALESHKAPGIMLSTRDSDPLGVVLERMGSPAELDLFIGPEGGWADAEIATARHHNVSPALLETYTLRTETAALVAVSQILYACRRNAK
- the dnaJ gene encoding molecular chaperone DnaJ, translated to MATTPRDYYDVLGVERHASSDDVKRAYRNLAKKLHPDVNKAADAPDRFKEVQEAYDVLSNEDRRRSYDQFGHAGVNGGASGFPGDSPFSDIFDAFFGERTASRGPAGGARGDDLRADVRITLEEAARGCEVPLKISRMETCEKCTGSGANPGSAPTVCGSCNGTGQVRHSTNTILGTFVASATCRDCGGTGQLIASPCDACRGSGRVRNQKQRTVKVPAGIDTGMRLRLAGDGDAGERGGPSGDLYVVISVDDHEVFRRDGTELYCTVEISFPVAALGGVVPVPTLDGDEELTIPSGTQPGTEFTLRGHGLPVVQGRGKGDEHVLLQVSVPRKLSDEQRELLKQFSTTLGEDPGETGDNRGLLGRIFKH
- the mnmE gene encoding tRNA uridine-5-carboxymethylaminomethyl(34) synthesis GTPase MnmE, which encodes MNGGFELRLSDTIAAIATPPGAGAIAVIRVSGPATPEICDRVLAPRVGPAFSRSRARYARLVTIAAGESALVIDTALATLFRAPRSYTGEHLAEISCHGGRVVPQSVLSALLAAGARAADPGEFTLRAFLAGRVDLAQAEAVASLIGAGTEAAARAAHAQLDGALSRTVSAARNSLLDIAAQIEAAIDFQDEAGDFEHESVARRLQQTGADLAALLETARYGAVLRDGIRIAIVGRPNAGKSSLLNLLAQRSRAIVTPIAGTTRDTIEQEVNLHDLPATLVDTAGIRATENAVEAAGVNRARSELSHCSVALAVCDISGPCGVEDEAIVKYAAASAPAVVVALNKVDIAGHDHGRQTAGRVADWCAAARPVCVSALTGEGRTELITAIAEASYGGHADERPDGALILAERHRLAVARAAAAVGSAQQTCLAGMPADFIAIDLRGALDALGEVTGEAASEDIIERIFRNFCIGK